One region of Culex pipiens pallens isolate TS chromosome 2, TS_CPP_V2, whole genome shotgun sequence genomic DNA includes:
- the LOC120418961 gene encoding uncharacterized protein LOC120418961 has protein sequence MSLGPFFRSPFTDLTASMVNFQQYDKCGPMEMAAIDCLEAYGTIRGNEKCADLLADFKECAIMSKQVARFRAMRLERHRQGLLGDKKSEEYYAKPPRVDAY, from the exons ATGTCGCTGGGACCGTTCTTCCGTTCGCCCTTCACGGATCTAACCGCCTCGATGGTCAACTTCCAGCAGTACGACAAGTGCGGCCCAATGGAAATGGCAGCCATCGATTGCCTGGAGGCGTACGGAACCATTCGTGGCAATGAAAAGTGCGCCGACCTGCTGGCCGACTTCAAGGAGTGTGCCATCATGAGCAAACAGGTTGCCAGATTCCGG GCGATGCGGCTGGAGAGACATCGTCAGGGATTGTTGGGTGACAAGAAGTCTGAAGAATATTACGCTAAACCGCCACGCGTTGATGCGTACTAA